One genomic segment of Occultella kanbiaonis includes these proteins:
- a CDS encoding PucR family transcriptional regulator, translating to MNSAASERGKATRGPAPARTKSDTDAAADAERPATQEMVRRLRHGTDLLTAAAMRRLDDELPWYRALPAEDRSWIGLVAQSGIANFIAWYENPEHGSYNAAEIFRAAPPELTRSISLQHTLQLVRIVVEIVEENTEQLAAPGHHSKLRESVLLYSREVAFSAAEVYARAAETRGAWDARLEALVVDSLLRGDGDDSLHSRVAALGWAGRGNTLVMVGTTEGELDDVGTAELRRAARRTAQDALVGIQGNRLIVVLGGTGNLRLQAEELLPRFGPGPVVIGPQVRELADAGRSARAALSALQAVPAWPSAPRPVLADELLPERMLLGDPDAHRTLLADVYGPLLGVGGPLLETLSVYLNEGRSLEATARLLYVHPNTVRYRLKRIATITGWDPAQAREGFVLQIAIAVGRLAETVPL from the coding sequence ATGAACAGCGCGGCATCCGAGCGAGGGAAGGCGACTCGCGGACCGGCGCCAGCGCGGACCAAGAGCGACACCGACGCCGCCGCCGACGCCGAGCGACCGGCCACGCAGGAGATGGTCCGCCGGCTGCGGCACGGCACGGACCTGCTCACCGCGGCCGCCATGCGCCGCCTGGACGACGAGCTGCCCTGGTACCGGGCCCTTCCGGCCGAGGACCGCTCCTGGATCGGCCTCGTCGCCCAGTCCGGGATCGCGAACTTCATCGCCTGGTACGAGAATCCCGAGCACGGCTCCTACAACGCGGCCGAGATCTTCCGGGCCGCGCCGCCGGAGCTGACCCGGTCGATCTCCCTGCAGCACACGCTCCAACTCGTGCGGATCGTCGTGGAGATCGTCGAGGAGAACACCGAGCAGCTGGCGGCGCCCGGCCATCACTCCAAGCTGCGCGAGTCGGTGCTGCTGTACTCGCGCGAGGTGGCGTTCTCGGCCGCCGAGGTCTACGCCCGCGCGGCCGAGACCCGCGGCGCCTGGGACGCGCGCCTGGAGGCTCTGGTGGTGGACTCGCTGCTCCGCGGCGACGGCGACGACTCGCTGCACTCGCGCGTGGCGGCGCTTGGTTGGGCGGGCCGCGGGAACACGCTCGTCATGGTCGGCACCACCGAGGGGGAGCTCGACGACGTGGGCACCGCGGAACTGCGCAGGGCCGCCCGGCGCACCGCCCAGGACGCGCTCGTGGGCATTCAGGGCAACCGGCTGATCGTGGTCCTCGGGGGCACCGGGAACCTACGCCTGCAGGCCGAGGAACTGCTGCCGCGGTTCGGCCCGGGCCCGGTGGTCATCGGCCCCCAGGTGCGCGAGCTGGCCGACGCCGGCCGGTCCGCGCGGGCGGCCCTGTCCGCGCTGCAGGCGGTGCCCGCCTGGCCGTCCGCACCGCGCCCGGTGCTGGCCGACGAGTTGCTCCCCGAGCGGATGCTGCTCGGGGACCCGGACGCGCACCGGACCCTGCTCGCGGACGTCTACGGCCCGCTGCTCGGGGTGGGCGGACCGCTCCTGGAGACCCTCTCGGTGTACCTGAACGAGGGTCGCTCGCTCGAGGCCACGGCACGGCTGCTGTATGTACACCCGAACACCGTGCGGTACCGGCTCAAGCGGATCGCGACCATCACCGGCTGGGACCCGGCGCAGGCCCGGGAGGGCTTCGTGCTCCAGATCGCGATCGCCGTCGGGCGCCTCGCCGAAACCGTGCCATTGTAG
- a CDS encoding ACP S-malonyltransferase yields the protein MIAVLSPGQGAQSPGMLAPWLELDGVAGSLSDELDGYADAIGVDLRTLGTTADADTIKDTAVAQPLIVATSLLALSALQARTGDVTGWASAAAGHSVGEFSAVAAAGVLPATDALRLVAVRGAAMAKAAAAEATGMSAVVGGDPDEVLAALAAHDLVAANVNGGGQIVAAGALPGLAALADDPPAKARVIPLAVAGAFHTAYMAPAVEAVAAAAAALTPADPRLTLLSNADGAAVASGAAALTALVRQISSPVRWDLCQNTLLESGVQAVIELAPGGVLTGLARRTMRGVETLALKSPADLDAAADLIARHRG from the coding sequence GTGATCGCAGTCCTCAGCCCTGGTCAGGGCGCCCAGTCCCCCGGCATGCTCGCCCCATGGCTCGAGCTCGACGGTGTCGCCGGCTCGTTGTCCGACGAGCTCGACGGTTACGCCGACGCGATCGGGGTGGACCTGCGCACGCTGGGCACGACGGCCGACGCGGACACCATCAAGGACACCGCCGTCGCCCAACCCCTGATCGTGGCGACCTCACTGCTCGCGCTCAGTGCGCTGCAGGCCCGCACGGGTGACGTCACCGGCTGGGCAAGCGCCGCCGCCGGCCACTCCGTCGGCGAGTTCTCGGCCGTCGCCGCAGCCGGGGTCCTGCCCGCCACCGACGCGCTCCGACTGGTCGCCGTGCGCGGCGCCGCGATGGCGAAGGCCGCCGCCGCGGAGGCCACCGGGATGTCCGCCGTCGTCGGGGGCGACCCGGACGAGGTGCTGGCCGCACTCGCCGCCCATGACCTGGTCGCCGCGAACGTCAACGGTGGCGGGCAGATCGTCGCCGCCGGTGCGCTGCCCGGGCTCGCCGCCCTGGCCGACGATCCCCCGGCGAAGGCCCGTGTGATCCCGCTGGCCGTCGCCGGCGCATTCCACACCGCGTACATGGCACCCGCCGTCGAGGCCGTCGCCGCGGCGGCGGCCGCGCTCACCCCGGCCGACCCCCGACTGACCCTGCTCTCGAACGCCGACGGCGCCGCCGTCGCCTCGGGGGCAGCCGCCCTGACCGCGCTGGTCCGGCAGATCTCCTCGCCGGTGCGTTGGGACCTCTGCCAGAACACCCTGCTCGAATCCGGGGTGCAGGCGGTCATCGAACTGGCTCCCGGCGGGGTCCTGACCGGTCTCGCCCGCCGGACGATGCGCGGTGTCGAGACCCTCGCGCTGAAGTCCCCCGCCGACCTCGACGCGGCGGCAGACCTGATCGCCCGCCACCGCGGATGA
- a CDS encoding beta-ketoacyl-ACP synthase III, with amino-acid sequence MTKPTLAQPTPVLGSRILAVGGSRGSELVPNDDIVGPINSSDEWIQQRTGIKTRARAAKGVTVKDLAVDAAQDALAKAGLTGTDLDAVLVSTVTHFEQTPSLATIVTDAIGATPAPAYDVSAACAGYCYGIAQADALVRAGTAENVLVIGVEKMSDFIDPTDRTISFLLGDGAGATIVGRSDTPGIGPTVWGSDGSQASVIYQTHSWLDYRREELGEPVPETPETAEEVSQMTTPTLRQLGPTVFKWVISSMPNIARRAVDAAGLQLEDIDVFIPHQANMRITDQLLKLIKFREDIVVGRDIADTGNTSAASIPLATERLLREGQAKSGDIALQIGFGAGLAYAAQVVVLP; translated from the coding sequence ATGACCAAGCCGACCCTCGCGCAGCCCACGCCCGTCCTCGGCTCCCGCATCCTCGCCGTCGGGGGTTCGCGTGGCAGTGAACTCGTCCCGAACGACGACATCGTCGGCCCGATCAACTCCTCGGACGAGTGGATCCAGCAGCGCACCGGCATCAAGACCCGGGCACGCGCCGCGAAGGGCGTGACGGTCAAGGATCTCGCCGTCGACGCCGCGCAGGACGCGCTCGCCAAGGCCGGCCTGACCGGGACGGACCTGGACGCGGTGCTGGTCTCCACGGTGACCCACTTCGAGCAGACGCCGTCGCTGGCCACCATCGTCACCGACGCCATCGGGGCCACCCCGGCGCCTGCGTATGACGTCTCCGCAGCCTGCGCGGGCTACTGCTACGGGATCGCCCAGGCGGACGCGCTGGTGCGGGCCGGGACGGCCGAGAACGTGCTCGTCATCGGCGTCGAGAAGATGAGCGACTTCATCGACCCGACCGACCGCACCATCTCCTTCCTCCTCGGTGACGGCGCCGGCGCCACGATCGTCGGCCGCTCGGACACGCCCGGGATCGGGCCGACCGTGTGGGGCAGCGACGGCTCGCAGGCGTCGGTGATCTACCAGACCCACTCCTGGCTGGACTACCGCCGCGAGGAGCTCGGCGAGCCGGTCCCGGAGACCCCGGAGACCGCCGAGGAGGTCTCCCAGATGACCACCCCGACGCTGCGTCAGCTCGGGCCGACCGTGTTCAAGTGGGTGATCTCTTCGATGCCGAACATCGCCCGCCGAGCCGTGGACGCCGCCGGGCTGCAGCTCGAGGACATCGACGTGTTCATCCCGCACCAGGCGAACATGCGGATCACCGACCAGCTCCTGAAGCTGATCAAGTTCCGCGAGGACATCGTGGTCGGCCGCGACATCGCCGACACCGGCAACACCTCCGCGGCGTCGATCCCGCTGGCCACCGAACGCCTGCTCCGCGAGGGGCAGGCGAAGAGCGGCGACATCGCCCTGCAGATCGGCTTCGGAGCCGGGCTCGCCTACGCCGCACAGGTCGTGGTCCTACCCTGA
- a CDS encoding acyl carrier protein: MAHSEEDILAGLAEIVNDETGLPTDAVQKDKSFTDDLDIDSLSMMTIVTLAEEKFEVRIPDEEVKNLNTVGDAVSFIAQAQA, from the coding sequence ATGGCGCACAGCGAAGAGGACATCCTGGCCGGTCTGGCCGAGATCGTGAACGACGAGACGGGCCTGCCCACCGACGCGGTCCAGAAGGACAAGTCGTTCACCGATGACCTCGACATCGACTCGCTGTCGATGATGACGATCGTCACCCTGGCCGAGGAGAAGTTCGAGGTCCGCATTCCCGACGAAGAGGTGAAGAACCTCAACACCGTCGGTGACGCCGTGAGCTTCATCGCCCAGGCCCAGGCCTGA
- a CDS encoding beta-ketoacyl-[acyl-carrier-protein] synthase family protein, which produces MSDQPNVVVTGLGTTSPLGGDVPTTWAAALAGKSGVRTLEQDWVSQYELPVTFAGQLAVPAEDVLSRPETRRMDPSAQFAMIAAREAWADAGSPELPGERIGAVIASGIGGVITLVNAWDTIRDQGVRRVLPLTVPMLMPNSPAAYVSIEVGAKAGAHTPVSACASGAEAIGYGLEMIRTGRADVVVAGGTEAAIHPLPIASFAKMQALSTRNDDPAGASRPYDVNRDGFVLGEGAGVLVLEREDHAIARGARIYARVAGLGMTSDAYAVAPPDPTGAGQERAFRLALENAGVRSSDVVHVNAHATSTPAGDGVEAAAMRRALGDDADHVAISATKSMTGHLLGGAGALESIFTIMAIADRQAPPTINVSDPEPDLPIDLVRDVPRPLRDGDIAAVNNGFGFGGHNATLVFTSA; this is translated from the coding sequence ATGAGCGATCAACCGAACGTAGTTGTGACCGGCCTCGGAACGACCTCACCGCTCGGTGGTGACGTCCCCACGACCTGGGCCGCCGCCCTCGCCGGCAAGTCCGGCGTGCGTACCCTCGAACAGGACTGGGTGAGCCAGTACGAGCTGCCCGTGACGTTCGCCGGCCAGCTGGCCGTACCGGCCGAGGACGTCCTGTCCCGGCCCGAGACCCGCCGGATGGACCCCAGCGCGCAGTTCGCGATGATCGCGGCGCGCGAGGCATGGGCGGACGCCGGCTCCCCCGAGCTGCCGGGTGAACGGATCGGCGCCGTGATCGCCTCCGGCATCGGCGGGGTCATCACCCTCGTCAACGCCTGGGACACCATCAGGGACCAGGGCGTGCGGCGGGTTCTCCCGCTGACCGTCCCGATGCTGATGCCGAACTCGCCCGCCGCCTACGTCTCCATCGAGGTCGGCGCCAAGGCGGGCGCCCACACGCCAGTCTCCGCGTGCGCCTCCGGCGCCGAGGCCATCGGCTACGGCCTGGAGATGATCCGCACCGGCCGCGCGGACGTGGTGGTCGCCGGCGGCACCGAGGCCGCCATCCACCCGCTGCCGATCGCGTCGTTCGCGAAGATGCAGGCCCTGTCCACCCGCAACGACGACCCGGCCGGCGCCTCGCGCCCCTACGACGTGAACCGGGACGGGTTCGTGCTCGGCGAGGGAGCCGGCGTCCTCGTGCTCGAGCGTGAGGACCACGCCATCGCCCGCGGCGCTCGGATCTACGCCCGCGTGGCCGGGCTCGGGATGACGTCCGACGCGTACGCCGTCGCGCCCCCCGACCCCACCGGCGCCGGTCAGGAGCGGGCCTTCCGGCTCGCCCTGGAGAACGCCGGGGTGCGCTCCTCCGACGTGGTGCACGTCAACGCGCACGCGACGTCCACCCCCGCCGGTGACGGCGTCGAGGCCGCGGCGATGCGCCGTGCGCTCGGCGACGACGCGGACCACGTGGCGATCTCGGCGACGAAGTCCATGACCGGGCACCTGCTCGGTGGCGCCGGCGCGCTGGAGTCGATCTTCACGATCATGGCGATCGCGGACCGCCAGGCGCCGCCCACGATCAACGTCTCCGACCCCGAGCCGGACCTGCCCATCGACCTGGTCCGGGACGTGCCGCGACCGCTGCGCGACGGTGACATCGCCGCCGTCAACAACGGTTTCGGCTTCGGCGGCCACAACGCCACCCTGGTGTTCACGAGCGCCTGA
- a CDS encoding DUF3145 domain-containing protein: MTGASTRGVIFVHSAPRALCPHVEWAAGSVLDARASFDWTPQPAAPDLFRAELSWTGPAGTGARLASALRGWTHLRYEVTEEPCLGTDGGRWSHTPDLGIFHAQVDVHGNVVVPEDRIRAAMTHADEPARMKHELDLALGQAWDDELEPFRYAGAGVPVRWLHRVG; this comes from the coding sequence ATGACTGGTGCAAGCACCCGCGGCGTCATTTTCGTGCACTCCGCACCCCGGGCTCTGTGCCCGCACGTGGAGTGGGCAGCGGGCTCCGTCCTGGACGCGCGCGCGTCCTTCGACTGGACTCCACAGCCGGCCGCGCCCGACCTGTTCCGCGCCGAGTTGTCCTGGACCGGACCGGCGGGCACCGGCGCCCGCCTGGCCTCCGCCCTGCGTGGGTGGACCCACCTGCGCTACGAGGTCACCGAGGAGCCCTGCCTGGGCACCGACGGGGGCCGCTGGAGCCACACCCCGGACCTGGGCATCTTCCACGCCCAGGTGGATGTGCACGGCAACGTCGTGGTCCCCGAGGACCGCATCCGGGCCGCCATGACGCACGCGGACGAACCGGCACGGATGAAGCACGAGCTCGACCTGGCCCTCGGCCAGGCCTGGGACGACGAGCTCGAGCCGTTCCGCTACGCCGGCGCCGGTGTCCCGGTGCGCTGGCTGCACCGCGTCGGCTGA